The DNA region AGAAGAAAATCAAAAATTTGAAAAACCAATTCGTGTAAATGAAATGGAAATGACGATTGAACCTATGAAAGAATGGCGTCAATTACTTATAGATGCCTGGCGTTTAGAGCGAGATTATTTTTACGATGGGGATATGCATGGCGTCAATTGGGAACAAGTTAAACAACGTTATTTAAAAATGCTTGAAGGAGTAACTACCCGCGAAGAATTAAATTTTATTATTGGTGAAATGATTGCCGAACTGAATGCATCTCATACTTATAATGGAGGGGGCGATGAAGAACAGGCGATCCGTAAAAATGTTGGGTATTTGGGAATTAACTGGCAAGCAGAAGGAAATTTTTATAAAATAAAGAACATTATCCGCGCTGCAGATTGGGATGCTGAAGTACGCTCCCCATTAGATGCAGTTGGTTTACAAATTAAAGAAGGGGATTATATTCTGGCTGTAAATGGCAACGCATTAAATACAAGTCAGGAGCCAGCAGCCTTTATGCAAGGGCTAGCAAACAAAGCCGTTGAATTGACCTATAACACCACTCCGGATTGGAAAAATGCAAAGAAAATTATTGTTCAAACAATTGGCAATGAAGCACGTTTAAGACATTTGGCATGGATCGAATCCAATCGCAAATGGGTGGATGTGAATAGCAATGGCGAGGTAGGATATATATATGTTCGCAGTACCGGCTTGGATGGACAAAATGAGTTGGTCCGTCAGTTTAATGCACAATGGCAGAAAAAAGCATTGATCATAGATGAACGTTTTAATAATGGCGGTCAAATTCCCGATCGATTTGTGGAATTACTTAACAGGGAACCTTTATCCTATTTTGCTATACGTGATGGAAAGGTATGGCCATGGCCACCCTACGCTCATTTTGGTCCAAAAGTTATGCTGATCAATGGATGGAGTGGCTCCGGTGGTGATGCCTTCCCGGATTATTTTAGAAAGAAGAAATTAGGACCGCTCATTGGTGCTCGTACCTGGGGTGGACTTATTGGAATCAGTGGGGTCCCCGGATTAATTGATGGGGGTGGAATAACAGCGCCCACTTTTAGAATGTACAATCCGGACGGCACTTGGTTTAAAGAAGGTCATGGAGTGGATCCAGATATCGAAGTTATGGAAGATTTAACTGCACTTTCGAATGGTAAGGATGCGCAATTGATAAGAGCATTGCAGGAAACACAAAGCTTATTAAAAAACAAGGCCTATAAAATGCCGGAAGTTCCTGGTAAGGAAATAAGGTAGTATAATTTTAAGGGTTGAAATTAAAGGTCTGAGGGACTGGAGGTCTGTAGGGCTGGAGGGATGAGGAACTGAGGTCCGTAAGACAAAAATATTAATAAGGATTTTAGGCAATGTAAATTGACTGAGCTCAAAATTTATTTTCCAATTATTTTGGAGGAAAATTTTAGATAAAAAATTAAACACGTAACAATCCACGAAATCCTCTTGCAGCATAATAAGAGGATGCTCCGTTGTGATATATAAATACAGCACCGTAACGAAAATCACCAAATAATGCACCGCCATGTTTTCTAATTGCAGCAGGTGTTTTTATCCAACTCGAAGTTTTTGCATCGAAGGTTCCAAGTTTTTGTAAATCTTGATAATTTTCTTCAGTTAAAAGTTCGATGCCCATAGCTTCTGCCAAATCCATTGCGCTATTTTCAGGTTTAAATTCTTTTCTTGAATTCAATCCTTCGCGATCATAACATAAACTTCGTCTGCCTTTTGGGCTTTCAACCGAACAATCACAAAAAATAAATTCACCCGATTTTTTATCATAATCTATAACATCTGGCTCACCACCTGTTTGCTCCATTTCTTGAAGCGACCAAAGTTTAGCCGGCTGAGCCTTAAGTTTTGTTTGAATTTGACTCCATTCAAGATTCTTATGACGTTGCATGTTTTTTTCAAAGCGACTTTTCAATACCTCAAGCAACGCAGTAATTTGATTTGAGCTCAGCTCCTTTTTAATATTTTTAGACATATTGATCCAATTTTTCAATTATATAAATAGGGCTCATTATTTATTGTCAACGTTCTAATATTCTCTAAAACTCTTTTCATATACCGTTTCCAAAAAGTCTTGGCGAAAATCCAATTTAACGGATAAAGCAATGCATTGTCTGAATACAAGGTATAGGAATACTCAATTAAAATTTTATTAGGCTCAAGTTCAGTTGTTTTCCATTCACCAATAAATTTAGAAAAACCTAACATCCATGATTTGAAATTACTAACTTCAATTTTCCAATATGCATTTTCAATCCGCTCTAAAACTTTATCCGTAGAAGCCCAACCGCCATTTTGTGTGAGTGATTTTGCAACAAAAATATTTTTGGAATAGCCGGGAGTTCCCCAGTACTCATCATTTGTACTATGTGTAACTTTTGGCATCAAACCATAACCTGTGTGTACTTTAGAAACATCGCATAGCATTGGAGTCTTAAAGGCTCGCTCCAATGAACAGTTGTAAATGGTTGACACCTTAATTTTAAAAATCATTCTAAATCATTGAATAATTTGCAAAATTATTAAATATTAATGAAAATTTGGGTTTGAACAGTTCCAAAAATAATCAAAGTATTTTGACGAATCATTTCAAAATGATTTGCAATTATGTTAATACATGACGCTCCTTAAAGTATGCTAACAAACTTTTAATCCTGTTAATTCAAGTATTAACCAAGAACTAGTATATAATCTTAGCTAGTTAACTTAAGCAACAGGTTCAAGTCGGGGCAAATTAGTCTTAATTTAAACTACTTGTGGAGTTTAATTTTAACTCCTCTCATAAGAGGATAAGAGGAACCCAAATAAACTGCGAAATTAATAACTCTTGAATTTACAATCACGAAAGTTTAAATTTTATAAATGAGTTAATTAAACAAGTGTCTGCAAGTTAAACTTATGTGAGCATTCGCTTATAATGAAGCTGAACCAGTCCCTTGTTAAATTGCTTAGTACTTATCAATTTCATAGGAATTTCAAAGCTATCAGATTTAAATAAGCTTAGCCCATTGCCAAGAAGAACAGGAATAATAGAAATGATAAATTCATCAATGAGATTTTCTTTTAATAGTGCATTCACTAATTCTGCACCTCCATCAACAAAAATATGTTTTCCTTCACGTGCTTTGAGCTTAAAAACCAGATCTTTTAAACTTCCGGTATAAAATTGAATATTGCCAATGCTTGGCCTTGGTTTTCTTGTTATAACATAAGTTTCCTTGTTACTATGAGGAAATACAGAAACCTGGTTCATAACCCATTCATAGGTTTTCCGTCCAATGAGTACACAATCTATGCTATCAATAAAGTCATGGTATCCATAGTCTTCACCTGGTTCTTCAACCATTGACAAAAATGATAAGTCGTCATTTTGCTTTGCAATAAAGCCATCTAAACTGCATGCAATATAAAGTATTAAGTTCCTTTCTGATTTCATTTCCAATGTGCTTTTATACAATCCGAAGAAATTCATATACCATACTCAAATATACACAGTTACTAATTATTTTTTAATAAGATATAAATAAGCTGTGCACGGATACTATCAGAAAAATGCTATATAAATACGGGGAATGCTATGCGGCAATAAAATTTAAAAATTATCAAACATAAGGCTTTCAACTGACAAATGCAGTACAAAATTCAAGTAAGCAAAGTTGAAAAACTAAATCCATTTAAAATCATTGAACGTAGGCTTATGTTACATTCCTTCATGGATAAATTATCAAAATAGTTCCGGCATTAAAACTATTCAATAAACGCATTCAAAGTCCGGGCCCTAACTTGAAGGTATATTCTAATGCAAAATTATTATGAAAGCCGAATTGATCCAAATGATATTCCTCAATATTTAAATCATGTTTCGAAAAAGGTCAATTTTAAAGATTTAGGAATCGTTTTATCCAATTAATTATTACACATACGTATTTAAATAGAACAAAAACGCCTAATAATTTCAATTGAATTGAGGAATTACTTTCCTTAAATAAAGTGTCATTGTATTGAAATCAAGAATGGCCTCGCCTGCTCTTAGTAAATCGACACCCATTATACCATACAGATCTTCTTGTGCTCCAATTACAGCAAGTGACTCCCATGCAGATGCTAACGACATGACAGCAATGGGCAAGGTATCTATTTTAAATCCATTAATTTCAATTTTATTGTTATAAGATGGGATGGTTTCAATACTGTGCACCCCAAGCCCTCCACCTGAATAGGTCGCATCATCCATATTAAGTTTTAAATTTAAATTTTCACATTGTTTTGTGTCTACCACAGTTTGTCCAGCTCCTGAGTCAAGAATATATAAACCTTCAACACCATTTATTATCAATTGGCCTGCAATATTCTGAGTAATTGGAACAACAAGGTATCCCATCGAAATGAGCAAGGATGATATATTTTCGGTGCTTTGTGTATTCATATCCATTTTTACAGCTTTTTAATTTATTGAAAATTAGGATTGTTTTCATGTGTTCGTGACCAAATAATAATTAGAGGAACCAACAGAACCGTTGGTAAGAGCCAAGCGATATATCCTGGTAAAAAAGTATTATTAACTACTATAAAAGCGGTAACGGAAGCAATGTAACTTCCTATCATTCTTTGGAGATGGGTTACCAGCCAATAATTCTGAACACTTGACCTGCCTTTAAAATTTATATAGTCCTGGTAAACAAACAAGCAACTAAACCCTCCAAAGACTAAATGAACGATTCCGAAATAATTTCCCAGGAACATTTTGTAACAACCCATAGCAATTAAAACGGAACCGAAAAGCAACATGATTATACTCAAGATCCAGTCAATGTATTTAACATCAAATTGGGATCTTTTTCTCAAATAGCTTTTCCCCGTCAACAACATATAGCTTGTAAAAATTCCGATAGTAAATAAAAAATAACTAGGATGTAAATACGTTATTGCAATTGCCACAAGGGCTGTTAGCAACATTGCATAGAAATAGATTGTTCCAATGTTTTTATGACTTCTGTTGCCTTTCCTGGTAATTAAAATATAGAATCCAAGCAATAGACTGGCCCCACCACAAAAAATATGTATTGCCAACAGAAATTTAAATAGTGTCATAGCCTTTCCCTTATAAATTCTATTTGCTTAATTAAAACTGAACAGCCCAATGTAAAAACAATTTTTAATTTGGAATTGGCTAAAATACGTTCAAATAATTTCAATCAATATTAAATTTAAAATTGCAATATTCACACTTTCGAACTCCATTCCTTCAAAACTGTTTAACTCCATTTAAAACAATGCTTGAAAGTCAATTACTGATATTAATTGGTAACTGGATTCCCCATATCAATTTCTTTTAAAATAAGCGTGAATTAAATTGCAGCTTTTCTGTGAAACAGCTATCTTCGTAAACTAAAATCGAGCAGTTGAAATTTTATTATATATTTTTATTACTTATAGTTAGCTCACTTGTAACTGCTCAGCAAAACCATTTCGTAAATGTACCATCAGGGGGAAATTGTTGCTGTGGGCAATACACAGAAATTTTCTTTCCCAACCTTGATTTTGAAGATCCGCCTTTGCCACCTCCCGGTGGACTGATTTTATATTCTGCGGGTGATTTTTTTGGTGGGTGGACCTGTACGCGGGCTACTATTGATTATAAAGATGCCTTTTTTGGAAATCTGACTTTAGGCAACCCAAATGGGCGCTCCAATTTTATTGATTTACATGGTTCGCCCGGATTTGGAGCGATTGAATACAATCTTACAGGCCTCACTCCAGGTAATATGTACCGAATTGAATTCTGGACCGCGCAAAACGGGAGTGGCTATACATCTACAGGAACTTTAAAAATTGCTGGCGGAGCCTGGTTGAATGAAAACTGGACTGTTTCGGTTGATGGAAGTGTTTTTTGGTTTAAAGTGACCTTTGAATTTATGGCAATGGCAGCTACTGCCAAGATGGAATTCAGTAGCATTGGAGGCAGTGAATGGGGCGGCACTATAATTGATGACATCCGTATTTTTGAGTGTCCTGGCGATCAGGAAGGTCCCATTGTAAATAATCCGCCAGATGATGTTGAAGTAGAATGTGATAAAGACATTCCCAAAGTACCCGTTCTCAATGTAAACGATAATTGCGATTTAAATCCAGACTTTACTTTTAAAGAAAAATTGGAATTGATCGATCCGTGCACCAAGATAATTACACGAAATTGGGAAATTCGGGATGATTGTGGAAATATAACTTATGAAGAGCAAATTATAACCGTTTCAGATAAAACCCCTCCGGAAATAAAAAAGGCACCTGTTGATGCCCGAGTCAGCTGCTCTGGTGATGTACAAAAACAATTTTCCGATTGGATTAAAAACAATGGCAATGCAACTGCATTTGATGCCTGTGGTAAAATTACCTGGCGAAATTCCTACGATCATAATCCGCAAAAATCCTGCGATACCATCCTGGTTGAATTCATCGCACAGGATCCTTGCGGTCAAGAAACCAGTGTATTCGGAAATTTCATTGTAATAGATACCAGTGCCCCTAAAATTAATAAAATAGCCGAAAGCAGAAATTTAAATTGCGATGCAGCCTGGCGCGACTCTCTTAAATTGTGGTTGTATTATCACGCATACGCAGAAGCTATAGATGATTGTGATACTGTATTGTGGACAAGCAACTTTAAAGGCGATTCTACTAAATCACCACTAGATGTTACATTTTATGTGAAAGATAAATGTGGAAATCTTGACAGCACAAATGCCACATTTATCAATCGTAAAAGCAGCGATACTTTTTTAGTAAACAGAACTTCCTGTAGTATTCCGAATTCCATTTCAGATACTATGAAATTCCAGATCGCAGGCTGTGATAGCATTGTGATTGTCAATACCCTCAAAGTCTTTCCAGATACGAGTCGATTTTTCTTTAATACCTGTGATCCACAACAAAAACTATTGGATAGTTTGTACTTTATCAATGTATTTGGTTGCGATTCAATTGTGATCAATTCATACACCTTGCATGCAATTCAAGTAAATCAGGTACAGGATTTTTCATGTAATTATACCAGCCGAACATTTGATACTTTGACCCTTCAGGGAGTCTATTGTGATTCAATTATCATCACTGAACACCTGCCTTTGCGAAAAGATTCGATCCATTTATTGAAAACCAGTTGTGACAGCACACAAAAAGGAACCATTGTATTAAATTTAAAAAATCAATTTGCTTGTGATAGCATTGTAACCATTCAAACTGATTTTTCACCACAAACAATTTCACACGTTCAATCGTATGAATGTGGTTTAGTTGCTACTTATACAGATACAATGCTTTTTACAACGAGTTTGTGTGACAGTTTAGTAATCACAGAACATCTACCATTATTTAAGGACAGCATTTTTATCCAATCACATACCTGTGATCCATCACAAGCAGGCATGCAAAAAAATATATTTAAAAACCAATTTGGTTGCGACAGCATCGTACAAGAGGAAATTATATTAGACCCTAGCCAACAAATCAATCTAATAAAATATAGTTGCCTTCCAGCTGATACAGGAAATCGAGTTCAAATCTTTAAAAATCAATTTGGTTGCGACAGCGTCATCCAAACACATACTGCGTTGTTGAAATCCGACAGCACATGGATTCAAAAATTTACTTGTAAATTAAATGAATCAGGAATTACAACGGCAAACTTAATAAATAGAAACGGTTGCGATAGTTTTATCATTACGAAAACGGATTTTGTTAAAGCAGATACCGCTTATCGAATTCAGAAGACCTGTATCACCAATCAACAAGGAATTGATACATTCAGAATCTCAGGAACCTTCTGTGATAGTGTGCTAATAATTGAAACAAAATTTGTGGCTTCTGATACAAGTTATCAATTCAAAAGCAGTTGCTTTCCAACAAAAGCAGGTTTGGATAGTATGCTATTGATTAACCATCAGGGTTGCGATTCTCTGGTATACATTCAAACAGATTACGCTCCCTTAAAATTGAAAATATCCATTGATTCGATTAGTTGTTTTAATGCGGATGATGGTCAACTCCAAATTACCAATATACAAGATTTTGGAACCAGCTTTGATGTAAACCTAAACAACCAAACTTCAAGCAACCAATCAAATTTAAATAAATTAAAACCCGGCAGCTATCTGATTTACGTGAAAGACAGTTCGGGCTGTATAACAGATACCTTACAATTTAAATTAGACAATCCTCCTGCACTGATTACCGATTTAGGAAATGATCTGGAAGTTAATGCCAATACGGAATTCAATTTAAAATTGAATTACAATCGCAAGCCCCAAATTATACAGTGGATTCCAAACCAACTTACAAGTTGCACGAATTGTGATGAAATTAAATGGACGACCAATCAGGATACTTGGGTGTACACATTGAGTACGGATGAACGAAATTGTCAGTCATTAGATTCTATTTTCATTCGTGTTCGAAAAGAAACCAAGGTATTTGTCCCCAACAGCTTTTCTCCAAATGGTGATAACATCAATGATTATTTTTACCTTATCGGAAATGACGACATTCACATAGAGCTTTTACAAATTTACAGTCGCTGGGGGGAATTATTGTTTTCAACAGAAAACAGCATTCCAAATCGTGCTGAAACCGGTTGGAATGGCAGTTTTAAAAATCAGAAAATGAATCCTGGCGTTTATGTGTATTATGCACGAGTTAAACTAACCAACGGAACACTTCAGGAGTTTAAAGGTGATTTGAGTTTGATAAGGTAAGCGTAGTTCATAGGTGATAGTTGTTAGTTGATAGGTGATAGTTTTTAATAATGTGACTTCTTTGGAATTAACTTCTTCAAAGACTAGCTGAAAAAAGACAGTTTAGAGTTCTTTTATTTTAACTTATTAGAACAATTGCCAATTTTAGAAGTCTTATTGTTCAAAGGCCGATATTTATTTAATTAACAGCATGACAAAGTATTATGTCAGTAAGTTTATTAAACTAAAATATTCTAACATTTCAGGATTGTAACATTGCAGCATTGCGGTATTGTAAACCCCTGTCCATATTTTTACAACACATTTAAATAAATACAATTGACATCTTTAAATAGTGACAATACGATCGAAGCAGCCGAGTCTGATTATTTATACAAAGCCCCATCTCAAATTCAAGATGCCGGCTATGGATTGTTTACAGCCATCGACATTTACAAAGATGAAATCATTGCAATTTATAAAGGAAAAATATTAAGTGAGGCTGAAATAAATAAAAGAGTTAAAGAAGGAAAAGACAGGTACTTCATCAATATGCTGAATGGGAGTATCATGGATTCTATAAATTCCAAATGCTTTGCTAAATATGCAAATGACGCCAATGGCAAATCCAAATCAAAGTTCAAAAATAATGCTGTAATTACACTTACTGACAAAGACAAAGTTTGTCTGATGGCCATAAAGGATATTCGTGCTGGTGATGAAATTTTCTGTAGTTACGGTAAAAAATACTGGAAAAAACATAGTTAATCTATATTAAAAAAAGTCAGCTGAACTAAATTATTGTTATAAAGAGAATACTTAAATATAACGCAGAATTATTAAACTGATTCAATTTGGTTGGATAATCAAATAGTTCAATAAAACTAATTCATCAAATTTACCATCGAAGGAATAAGTATTGTTGCTAAATCCAAATTCAAATAACGGTTGAGATTTGCTCAAATAAAAAATAGAAAGATTTATCCCATTAAGACTTGCTTCATTAAGAAAAATAAACAATGGATTAACTTTGGTATTCCTTACCGGGATTGATAAATGTAAACTATCTCAACCTTATTTTACCCACATTTTGTCAATTTAGCTTTATATTTGGTCTTGTCAAGTGGCAGTATGGAACCAAGCTTGGCCATAATTTGCCCAAACATGCAAACAATTACCACGTTTCCCAAATTATACAAATTTTCATGAGTAATTTAGTATATAAAACCGTCATTACAGGTACCGGGTGTTTTATTCCGCCTATAATTAAAACGAATAGGGACTTTACCGTACATGATTTTTTTGATGAAAATAAAAATAGAATCGAAACAGATCCTTCAGTCGTGGTTGAAAAATTCAGACAAATTACAGGCATTGAAGAAAGACGTTATGCTCCTACCGAAATGAATACTTCTGATATTGGAACGTATGCTGCCAAAGAAGCTTTAGATGATAGCGGCATTGATCCTGAATCCTTAGATCAGATTATCGTAGCTCAAAATTTTGGCAATGTGATTAAGCATACGAATCAATCTGACATGGTTCCCTCCCTGGCTGCTCGAATCAAACATAATCTTAAAATAAAAAATCCCCATTGCGTAGCGTATGATGTATTGTTTGGCTGTCCAGGTTGGATTCAGGGAATGATTCAAGCTGATGCTTTTTTAAAAGCCCGATTAGCGAATAAATGTTTAGTCATAGGTGCAGAAACTTTGAGCAGAGTCATCGATGTGTATGACCGTGACAGCATGATTTATTCAGATGGTGCAGGTGCTTGTGTTGTAGAATATCAGGAAGTAGATGCAATAAATGGAAGTGGCATGTTGAGTTCGGCAAGCGCATCCCATTGCATGGAAGAAGTTTATTTTTTAAATTTAGGAGAATCTTATTTTCCAAATTCAGACCCACGTCAACGTTTTATTAAAATGAAAGGTCGTAAGATTTATGAATTTGCTCTAACCTATGTACCAGCCGCAATGAAAGAATGTCTGGATAAAGCAAATGCCAAAATCCAGGATGTTAAAATGATTTTTATACATCAGGCAAATGAAAAAATGGATGAGGCCATTATTAAAAACTTATACAAATTGTATGGAATCAACCAAACTCCTACAAATACCATCCCAATGAATATTCACAAACTGGGAAATAGTTCAGTAGCTACGGTTCCAACTTTATTTGATACAGTGCGTAAAGAAAAACTTGAAGGATTTACATTAGAAAAAGGAGATTTGGTATTATTTGCATCTGTAGGGGCAGGAATGAATATTAACGCAGTTTGTTATCGAATGTAATCCATATGGGTTTGGATACACGATTTGAATAATCTCTTTTTTTTGAAATGTAATTTAATTTAAATTTAATGAACCTGACAGATTGGATTGGATTCATAGGTGTAAGTTTATTGCTTGCTGCCTTTTTTATGAACCTGAGAGGCATAATTCAAAAAGAAAGTCTAAGCTATTTATTACTAAATATTGGAGGTGCCGGATTAGCTTGTTTTGCTTCAATATTACTAAATTATTTTCCATTTATTATACTGGAAGCTTGCTGGACTTTGGTTTCACTCCATGGTTTGATTCAGTATTTAAAACTTCACTAAACAATAGAAGAAATCAATATAAATGCACTATTGGATCAAAAAATACTTACATTGCACAAAACTTTAAACAAATCAATATTTATGAAAAACCAAATTTATGCCTTTTTAGGTATGCTTACCTTACTTTTAACTTCATGCGCTGCACCGGTTGAACCACCAAAAGCAATTGATATGGATCAATTAAAAGTTGAAATTCAAAA from Saprospiraceae bacterium includes:
- a CDS encoding dihydrofolate reductase — encoded protein: MKSERNLILYIACSLDGFIAKQNDDLSFLSMVEEPGEDYGYHDFIDSIDCVLIGRKTYEWVMNQVSVFPHSNKETYVITRKPRPSIGNIQFYTGSLKDLVFKLKAREGKHIFVDGGAELVNALLKENLIDEFIISIIPVLLGNGLSLFKSDSFEIPMKLISTKQFNKGLVQLHYKRMLT
- a CDS encoding SET domain-containing protein-lysine N-methyltransferase, which codes for MFTAIDIYKDEIIAIYKGKILSEAEINKRVKEGKDRYFINMLNGSIMDSINSKCFAKYANDANGKSKSKFKNNAVITLTDKDKVCLMAIKDIRAGDEIFCSYGKKYWKKHS
- a CDS encoding DUF4256 domain-containing protein → MSKNIKKELSSNQITALLEVLKSRFEKNMQRHKNLEWSQIQTKLKAQPAKLWSLQEMEQTGGEPDVIDYDKKSGEFIFCDCSVESPKGRRSLCYDREGLNSRKEFKPENSAMDLAEAMGIELLTEENYQDLQKLGTFDAKTSSWIKTPAAIRKHGGALFGDFRYGAVFIYHNGASSYYAARGFRGLLRV
- a CDS encoding ketoacyl-ACP synthase III, with amino-acid sequence MSNLVYKTVITGTGCFIPPIIKTNRDFTVHDFFDENKNRIETDPSVVVEKFRQITGIEERRYAPTEMNTSDIGTYAAKEALDDSGIDPESLDQIIVAQNFGNVIKHTNQSDMVPSLAARIKHNLKIKNPHCVAYDVLFGCPGWIQGMIQADAFLKARLANKCLVIGAETLSRVIDVYDRDSMIYSDGAGACVVEYQEVDAINGSGMLSSASASHCMEEVYFLNLGESYFPNSDPRQRFIKMKGRKIYEFALTYVPAAMKECLDKANAKIQDVKMIFIHQANEKMDEAIIKNLYKLYGINQTPTNTIPMNIHKLGNSSVATVPTLFDTVRKEKLEGFTLEKGDLVLFASVGAGMNINAVCYRM
- a CDS encoding gliding motility-associated C-terminal domain-containing protein, whose product is MKFYYIFLLLIVSSLVTAQQNHFVNVPSGGNCCCGQYTEIFFPNLDFEDPPLPPPGGLILYSAGDFFGGWTCTRATIDYKDAFFGNLTLGNPNGRSNFIDLHGSPGFGAIEYNLTGLTPGNMYRIEFWTAQNGSGYTSTGTLKIAGGAWLNENWTVSVDGSVFWFKVTFEFMAMAATAKMEFSSIGGSEWGGTIIDDIRIFECPGDQEGPIVNNPPDDVEVECDKDIPKVPVLNVNDNCDLNPDFTFKEKLELIDPCTKIITRNWEIRDDCGNITYEEQIITVSDKTPPEIKKAPVDARVSCSGDVQKQFSDWIKNNGNATAFDACGKITWRNSYDHNPQKSCDTILVEFIAQDPCGQETSVFGNFIVIDTSAPKINKIAESRNLNCDAAWRDSLKLWLYYHAYAEAIDDCDTVLWTSNFKGDSTKSPLDVTFYVKDKCGNLDSTNATFINRKSSDTFLVNRTSCSIPNSISDTMKFQIAGCDSIVIVNTLKVFPDTSRFFFNTCDPQQKLLDSLYFINVFGCDSIVINSYTLHAIQVNQVQDFSCNYTSRTFDTLTLQGVYCDSIIITEHLPLRKDSIHLLKTSCDSTQKGTIVLNLKNQFACDSIVTIQTDFSPQTISHVQSYECGLVATYTDTMLFTTSLCDSLVITEHLPLFKDSIFIQSHTCDPSQAGMQKNIFKNQFGCDSIVQEEIILDPSQQINLIKYSCLPADTGNRVQIFKNQFGCDSVIQTHTALLKSDSTWIQKFTCKLNESGITTANLINRNGCDSFIITKTDFVKADTAYRIQKTCITNQQGIDTFRISGTFCDSVLIIETKFVASDTSYQFKSSCFPTKAGLDSMLLINHQGCDSLVYIQTDYAPLKLKISIDSISCFNADDGQLQITNIQDFGTSFDVNLNNQTSSNQSNLNKLKPGSYLIYVKDSSGCITDTLQFKLDNPPALITDLGNDLEVNANTEFNLKLNYNRKPQIIQWIPNQLTSCTNCDEIKWTTNQDTWVYTLSTDERNCQSLDSIFIRVRKETKVFVPNSFSPNGDNINDYFYLIGNDDIHIELLQIYSRWGELLFSTENSIPNRAETGWNGSFKNQKMNPGVYVYYARVKLTNGTLQEFKGDLSLIR
- a CDS encoding aspartyl protease family protein, with the protein product MNTQSTENISSLLISMGYLVVPITQNIAGQLIINGVEGLYILDSGAGQTVVDTKQCENLNLKLNMDDATYSGGGLGVHSIETIPSYNNKIEINGFKIDTLPIAVMSLASAWESLAVIGAQEDLYGIMGVDLLRAGEAILDFNTMTLYLRKVIPQFN